A genomic stretch from Natronomonas gomsonensis includes:
- a CDS encoding low molecular weight phosphatase family protein has translation MSTNDTTDPVRIAFMCVQNAGRSQMSTAFAERERRRRGLEDRIEILTGGTDPADAVHEEVIEVMDEVGLDLSERKPREITVEELNSCEYVATMGCSTLDVGDVDDGVDVHDWALTDPDGKELEDVREIRDEIERKVAALFDEIESST, from the coding sequence ATGTCCACCAACGACACCACCGACCCGGTTCGCATCGCCTTCATGTGCGTCCAGAACGCCGGACGCTCCCAGATGTCGACGGCTTTCGCCGAACGCGAACGACGGCGGCGCGGCCTCGAAGATCGTATCGAAATCCTCACCGGCGGCACCGACCCCGCCGACGCCGTCCACGAGGAAGTCATCGAGGTGATGGACGAGGTGGGCTTGGACCTCTCGGAGCGCAAGCCACGAGAAATCACCGTCGAGGAACTGAACTCGTGTGAGTACGTCGCGACGATGGGGTGTTCGACGTTAGATGTCGGCGACGTCGACGACGGCGTCGACGTTCACGACTGGGCGCTGACCGACCCCGACGGGAAGGAACTCGAGGACGTCCGTGAGATTCGAGACGAAATCGAACGGAAGGTGGCCGCGCTGTTCGACGAAATCGAGTCGTCAACCTGA
- a CDS encoding alkaline phosphatase D family protein, producing MTAGQSGRQKRTEPTTSTRRAVLQAAGAGSAMGALAMLFSSSAAANNADPHGAAAADDIFDVDRTSEAVYPQSVASGGPTPSGAIVWTRIDPAAYEGDQPVGLQVTPAPDRETANTDADFSTAETRHFRVPSSAFGPDSDYTLNVDLDGELDADTFYFYRFVYDGDASPVGRLRTLPDPEADPDRLKLACASCNNYLHGYFGGFAHIAREDADYLLHLGDFVYEYGGAGNQPDRDIQLPSGNDVAHTLADFRTIHRTYRADEHMQAALARHTLVMTWDDHEIVNNRWWNYETGAPNTASHPYGDDPEKMRRLYVEGIEALAEYVPFRVEYDRTAEDLHERFRLYRSLEFGQLAELFMTDERLYRSPPPEDEFGQRDIAAPPARNVDDPDRTMLGGDQREWFLDGVTESAATWKVWGNSVLNAALKATNAGEQGSFFVNYDAWDGYEHERQLIMGEFQRAARGRDGALNLITLTGDMHAYVAAYAKTDYRDPEHQQPLPGAEADRVGVEFMSPGITSDNLGAQTPTPPDLEEDAAELLVESQNPHIEWFNWSRYGYTTVEFTDDAAVYTAYGVDRTVDGADAPKRLLRSYRVPEGEVQLEELRGGPLPTLPETLPGAGDLSGGVDR from the coding sequence ATGACTGCGGGACAGAGCGGACGGCAGAAGCGAACCGAACCGACGACATCGACGCGGCGGGCGGTCCTACAGGCCGCCGGCGCCGGGTCGGCGATGGGTGCACTGGCGATGCTGTTTTCGAGCAGCGCGGCGGCCAACAACGCCGACCCACACGGAGCGGCGGCGGCCGACGACATCTTCGATGTCGACCGAACGAGCGAAGCGGTGTATCCCCAATCGGTCGCGAGCGGCGGGCCCACACCGAGCGGCGCCATCGTCTGGACGCGAATCGACCCGGCCGCCTACGAGGGTGACCAGCCGGTCGGCCTGCAGGTGACGCCCGCCCCGGACCGCGAGACGGCAAACACCGACGCCGACTTCTCGACGGCCGAGACGCGACACTTCCGGGTACCGTCGTCGGCGTTCGGCCCCGACTCCGATTACACGCTGAACGTCGATTTGGACGGCGAACTCGACGCTGACACCTTCTACTTCTACCGGTTCGTCTACGACGGCGACGCCTCGCCGGTCGGCCGCCTGCGGACCCTACCGGACCCCGAGGCCGACCCCGACCGACTGAAACTCGCGTGTGCGTCCTGTAACAACTACCTCCACGGCTACTTCGGCGGGTTCGCACACATTGCCCGCGAGGACGCCGACTACCTGCTTCACCTCGGCGACTTCGTCTACGAGTACGGCGGCGCGGGCAACCAACCTGACCGGGACATCCAGTTGCCCTCGGGCAACGACGTGGCCCACACCCTCGCTGACTTCCGGACCATCCACCGCACCTACCGCGCCGACGAGCACATGCAGGCGGCGCTGGCCCGCCACACCCTCGTGATGACCTGGGACGACCACGAAATCGTCAACAACCGCTGGTGGAACTACGAGACGGGTGCGCCGAACACCGCCTCCCACCCCTACGGCGACGACCCCGAGAAGATGCGACGGCTGTACGTCGAGGGCATCGAGGCGCTGGCCGAATACGTCCCGTTCCGCGTCGAGTACGACCGCACAGCCGAGGACCTCCACGAGCGGTTCCGCCTGTACCGCTCGCTCGAATTCGGCCAACTCGCGGAGCTGTTCATGACCGACGAGCGCCTGTATCGTTCGCCGCCGCCCGAAGACGAGTTCGGCCAACGCGACATCGCCGCCCCACCCGCTCGCAACGTCGACGACCCCGACCGGACGATGCTCGGCGGCGACCAACGGGAGTGGTTCCTCGACGGCGTCACGGAGTCGGCGGCGACGTGGAAGGTGTGGGGCAACTCCGTGTTGAACGCCGCGTTGAAGGCCACCAACGCCGGCGAGCAGGGGAGTTTCTTCGTGAACTACGACGCGTGGGACGGCTACGAACACGAACGGCAACTCATCATGGGCGAGTTCCAGCGGGCCGCCCGCGGCCGCGACGGCGCGCTCAACCTCATCACGCTGACCGGCGACATGCACGCCTACGTCGCCGCCTACGCGAAGACCGACTACCGCGACCCCGAGCATCAACAGCCGCTTCCGGGCGCCGAGGCCGACCGCGTCGGCGTCGAATTCATGTCGCCCGGCATCACGAGCGACAACCTCGGCGCACAGACACCGACGCCTCCGGACCTCGAAGAGGACGCCGCCGAACTGCTCGTCGAATCCCAGAACCCTCACATCGAGTGGTTCAACTGGTCGCGGTACGGCTACACCACCGTCGAGTTCACCGACGACGCGGCCGTCTACACCGCCTACGGCGTCGACCGGACCGTCGACGGCGCCGACGCGCCCAAGCGCCTCCTGCGAAGCTATCGCGTCCCCGAAGGCGAGGTCCAACTGGAGGAACTCCGCGGCGGACCGCTGCCGACGCTTCCGGAGACGCTGCCCGGCGCCGGCGACCTGTCTGGAGGTGTCGACCGATGA
- a CDS encoding metallophosphoesterase: protein MSDDLSRRGVLKGVAAASTTPFLVSSAAGQVEVPDGPAGVHVAYGRDPATTLRVGWTGAPAADARLEIGEQDAPATTVSATPRPVPGKEAVAYSATVTGLDPATTYEYAAALDDRRSESFTVSTADPESGFSVTAVGDHGVADPNNPFQRANTDDPQRVMATAAERDPDVQLLPGDVAYANGKPSTWELYFETFESFYAETPFMTVPGNHEAEPGTGLLQYDRRLNDLMPVDDTLGLDDLQHEQRWYHFDYDNTRFIGLSTTTDGCGDVGRGEEFVPIYDPRCEFGGLTYGDVQERFLEATLEDAAEDDDLTWTVVYFHGPLWTDSPDHAPRSLLRDRWGRLFDEYGVDLVLCGDNHVYERTKPIEARPDREDYGPDSAWNWESPYGTTFVTNGTGGTSHYGFGNTAPSDYLARRSNRHFGVTELDIDDERIRVEYVTSETDDGDPVVADAFEIRKSDESTESGVPKPEQIDRYDGPVTEALVVEGTRTDDGSVFTAGQPNQIDLTFDATEAVRVRDRIPAAWDAIAGDAERTEPAPGDTKWVYFEMDATESGSVTYFAEAPDGIGSSDRYTFGPFQAYDPTAEEWLTVPGTTSEETVVGIDTGAL, encoded by the coding sequence ATGAGCGACGACCTCTCGCGGCGTGGGGTCCTGAAGGGCGTCGCCGCCGCCTCCACGACGCCGTTTCTCGTTTCCTCGGCCGCCGGTCAAGTCGAGGTCCCCGACGGGCCGGCGGGCGTCCACGTCGCCTACGGCCGCGACCCCGCGACGACGCTCCGCGTGGGATGGACGGGCGCGCCGGCGGCCGACGCCCGCCTCGAAATCGGCGAGCAGGACGCGCCGGCGACGACCGTCAGCGCCACCCCACGGCCGGTTCCGGGGAAGGAAGCGGTCGCCTACAGCGCGACCGTGACGGGACTGGACCCGGCGACGACTTACGAGTACGCGGCCGCCCTCGACGACCGCCGCTCGGAGTCCTTTACCGTCTCGACGGCCGACCCCGAATCCGGGTTTTCGGTCACCGCCGTCGGCGACCACGGCGTCGCCGACCCGAACAACCCCTTCCAGCGGGCCAACACCGACGACCCCCAGCGCGTGATGGCGACCGCCGCCGAACGCGACCCCGACGTACAGTTGCTCCCCGGCGACGTGGCCTACGCCAACGGCAAGCCCTCGACGTGGGAGCTGTACTTCGAGACCTTCGAATCGTTTTACGCCGAGACGCCGTTCATGACCGTCCCCGGCAACCACGAGGCCGAACCCGGGACGGGACTGCTCCAGTACGACCGCCGACTCAACGACCTGATGCCCGTCGACGACACCCTCGGCCTCGATGACCTCCAGCACGAACAGCGGTGGTATCACTTCGACTACGACAACACCCGCTTTATCGGCCTCTCGACGACCACCGACGGCTGTGGCGACGTGGGCCGCGGCGAGGAGTTCGTCCCCATCTACGACCCCCGCTGTGAGTTCGGCGGACTCACCTACGGCGACGTACAGGAACGGTTCCTCGAAGCGACACTGGAAGACGCCGCCGAGGACGACGACCTGACGTGGACGGTCGTCTACTTCCACGGCCCGCTGTGGACGGACTCACCGGACCACGCACCGCGCAGTCTCCTCCGGGACCGCTGGGGGAGGCTGTTCGACGAGTACGGCGTCGACCTCGTGTTGTGCGGCGACAACCACGTCTACGAGCGGACGAAACCAATCGAGGCCCGCCCGGACCGCGAGGACTACGGTCCCGATTCGGCGTGGAACTGGGAGTCGCCCTACGGGACGACGTTCGTCACCAACGGCACCGGCGGCACCTCCCACTACGGGTTCGGCAACACCGCCCCCAGCGACTACCTCGCACGGCGGAGCAACCGCCACTTCGGCGTCACCGAACTCGACATCGACGACGAACGCATCCGCGTCGAGTACGTCACCAGCGAGACCGACGACGGCGACCCGGTCGTCGCCGACGCCTTCGAGATACGGAAATCCGACGAATCCACCGAATCGGGCGTCCCCAAGCCCGAGCAAATCGACCGCTATGACGGCCCGGTGACCGAGGCACTCGTCGTCGAGGGCACCCGAACCGACGACGGGTCGGTGTTCACCGCCGGCCAACCCAACCAAATCGACCTCACCTTCGACGCGACGGAGGCCGTCCGGGTTCGGGACCGCATTCCGGCGGCGTGGGACGCCATCGCCGGCGACGCCGAACGAACCGAACCCGCCCCCGGCGACACGAAGTGGGTGTACTTCGAGATGGACGCGACGGAATCCGGGTCGGTCACCTACTTCGCAGAGGCGCCCGACGGCATCGGTTCGAGCGACCGCTACACCTTCGGCCCGTTTCAGGCGTACGACCCGACCGCCGAGGAGTGGCTGACCGTCCCGGGGACGACCAGCGAGGAAACTGTCGTCGGCATCGATACCGGCGCGCTGTAA
- a CDS encoding helix-turn-helix transcriptional regulator, which produces MNGAVAYLARSETRIELLSVLAEGPADSRDLREELDASRTTVSRTLDGFIERQWVTEENNGGPYRLTALGAYVQREFSDLLDAFELGDDLAPLLGRVSADEFDLDPAALADADVVKATAEQPLAPVERTMAARQNSDSIREFATVVMRDSADLAHERIESATGNDTVEFVVDAAVVEAMREDPSYDDYLDAAANTDGAEYYVHEDLPYMLALLDDRVLFGVVDERGTPLALIESDSETVYEWAESTFERYREESEPLDT; this is translated from the coding sequence ATGAACGGGGCGGTGGCGTATCTGGCTCGGTCGGAGACACGTATCGAACTGTTGTCGGTGTTGGCGGAGGGGCCGGCGGACAGTCGGGACCTCCGTGAGGAACTCGACGCGTCGCGGACCACCGTCTCGCGGACCCTCGATGGATTCATCGAACGGCAGTGGGTCACAGAAGAGAACAACGGCGGGCCGTACCGACTCACCGCACTCGGCGCTTACGTCCAGCGGGAGTTCTCCGACCTCTTAGATGCCTTCGAACTCGGAGACGACCTCGCACCGCTTTTGGGGCGCGTGAGCGCCGACGAATTCGACCTCGACCCGGCGGCACTGGCCGACGCCGACGTCGTCAAGGCGACGGCCGAACAGCCGCTGGCGCCGGTCGAACGGACGATGGCCGCCCGGCAGAACTCCGATAGCATCCGTGAGTTCGCGACTGTCGTGATGCGGGACAGCGCAGACCTGGCACACGAGCGCATCGAAAGCGCGACCGGCAACGACACCGTCGAGTTCGTCGTCGACGCCGCGGTTGTCGAGGCGATGCGTGAGGACCCGTCGTACGACGACTACCTCGACGCAGCGGCGAACACCGACGGCGCGGAGTACTACGTCCACGAGGATCTCCCGTACATGCTCGCGCTGCTCGACGACCGAGTCCTGTTCGGCGTCGTCGACGAGCGCGGCACGCCGCTTGCGCTCATCGAAAGCGACTCCGAGACGGTGTACGAGTGGGCCGAGTCGACCTTCGAACGGTACCGCGAGGAATCGGAACCCCTCGATACCTGA
- a CDS encoding arylamine N-acetyltransferase family protein — protein MDPDRYLARLGADPAEAWPPTFETVERLQSAHVRTVPFETLSITGDPYGDRSGEGITLELEALYEKLVERERGGFCFELNGLFGWLLAELGFDTDRIAACVLDDDGDPRPPANHHALLVDFDRPHVVDVGLGLPKLREPLPVGGRVGPDGAGIEWRTVESDRPDAEYVVQTRSEGAWDDRYIFTTDPRQLSYFAATCDHLATAPESTFTGDPTVNVGTERGYKRLTPETFTEVVDGETRERAVAPETYRDTLEAEFGLRLH, from the coding sequence ATGGACCCCGACCGCTATCTCGCCCGCCTCGGCGCCGACCCCGCCGAGGCGTGGCCGCCGACGTTCGAGACGGTCGAACGGCTCCAGTCGGCCCACGTCCGGACGGTGCCCTTCGAGACGCTGTCGATAACCGGAGACCCCTATGGCGACCGTTCCGGCGAAGGCATCACGCTCGAACTCGAAGCGCTCTACGAGAAACTCGTCGAGCGCGAACGCGGCGGCTTCTGCTTCGAGTTGAACGGCCTCTTCGGGTGGCTGCTCGCGGAACTCGGGTTCGACACCGACCGCATCGCCGCCTGCGTCCTCGACGACGACGGCGACCCTCGACCGCCGGCGAACCACCACGCGCTTCTCGTCGACTTCGACCGCCCGCACGTCGTCGACGTGGGGTTGGGTCTGCCGAAACTCCGAGAGCCGCTTCCGGTCGGCGGCCGCGTCGGCCCCGACGGCGCCGGCATCGAGTGGCGAACCGTCGAGAGCGACCGCCCCGACGCGGAGTACGTCGTTCAAACGCGCTCCGAGGGGGCGTGGGACGACCGCTACATCTTCACCACTGACCCCCGACAGCTGTCGTACTTCGCGGCGACGTGTGACCACCTCGCGACCGCCCCCGAGTCGACGTTTACGGGCGACCCGACCGTCAACGTCGGCACCGAACGCGGTTACAAGCGGCTGACGCCCGAGACGTTTACCGAAGTCGTCGACGGTGAAACACGCGAGCGAGCGGTCGCTCCTGAGACGTATCGCGACACGCTCGAAGCCGAGTTCGGCCTTCGGCTCCACTGA